In a genomic window of Quercus lobata isolate SW786 chromosome 4, ValleyOak3.0 Primary Assembly, whole genome shotgun sequence:
- the LOC115987401 gene encoding probable F-box protein At4g22030: MASLQASSLVLSSSSNKIRAAVPVPKLPRVPMSVPKLPKRSVVEELNIRAGFTKTVPIDVESYNSTSIANTQLYALLEAVADRVEMHNNIGKQRDNWNTLLLNSINMITLTAATLTGVGAIGGAGMPLLALKLSSALLYSAATGLLLIMNKIQPSQLAEEQRNATRLFKQLQSQIETILTLGTTTQEDVKIVMEKVLALDKAFPLPLLGAMLEKFPSKFEPAVWWPSKQSQNKTKAQEGKFLKMAKNGWSEELEVEMRDIIEVVKRKDIKDYARLCNLVLKINKILAISGPLLTGIAAIGSTFVGNGSWAAIIAVAAGALGSAVNAFEHGAQVGMVFEMYRNNAGFFRLLEESIEGTLEEKDLEKRENGELFEMKVALKFGRSLSQLKELAQKSAYSRREGTSIDEFASKLF, encoded by the coding sequence ATGGCTTCCCTACAAGCTTCATCCCTCGTACTCTCGTCTTCTTCAAACAAAATCCGTGCTGCTGTTCCTGTGCCAAAACTTCCAAGAGTCCCTATGTCAGTTCCAAAATTGCCAAAAAGATCTGTGGTTGAGGAATTGAACATAAGGGCTGGGTTTACAAAAACAGTCCCAATTGATGTTGAATCATACAACTCCACTAGTATTGCAAATACCCAACTCTATGCTCTTTTAGAAGCTGTAGCTGATAGGGTAGAGATGCACAATAACATTGGAAAGCAACGTGACaattggaacacccttcttttGAACTCCATCAACATGATAACTCTTACTGCTGCAACCTTAACTGGTGTTGGAGCAATTGGAGGCGCTGGAATGCCTCTACTGGCTTTGAAATTATCGTCCGCGCTATTGTACTCTGCAGCCACAGGATTGTTGCTTATAATGAACAAAATTCAGCCCTCACAACTCGCTGAGGAACAACGTAATGCTACAAGATTGTTCAAGCAACTCCAAAGCCAAATCGAAACTATCCTCACTCTTGGCACTACAACTCAAGAGGATGTGAAAATTGTGATGGAAAAGGTCTTGGCTCTTGATAAAGCCTTCCCACTTCCCTTGCTAGGAGCAATGCTCGAAAAGTTTCCTTCAAAGTTTGAACCTGCTGTCTGGTGGCCGTCAAAACAATCACAGAACAAAACCAAAGCACAAGAAGGTAAATTTCTTAAGATGGCGAAGAATGGTTGGAGTGAGGAGCTGGAAGTTGAAATGAGAGATATTATTGAAGTGGTGAAGAGAAAAGACATTAAAGACTATGCAAGGCTATGCAACTTGGTGTTGAAGATCAACAAGATTTTGGCTATCTCAGGCCCATTACTCACTGGCATTGCTGCCATCGGTTccacttttgtgggtaatggaTCATGGGCAGCGATAATAGCGGTGGCTGCTGGGGCATTAGGAAGTGCTGTTAATGCTTTTGAGCATGGTGCACAAGTTGGAATGGTGTTTGAGATGTATAGAAACAACGCTGGCTTCTTTCGCCTATTGGAAGAATCAATTGAAGGCACACTTGAAGAAAAAGAtttggaaaaaagagagaatgggGAATTGTTTGAGATGAAGGTGGCTTTGAAGTTTGGGAGAAGCTTGTCACAGCTAAAAGAACTTGCACAAAAATCTGCTTATTCCCGAAGAGAGGGAACTTCAATTGATGAATTTGCAAGCAAGCTTTTCTAA
- the LOC115987647 gene encoding probable F-box protein At4g22030, which translates to MASLQASPLTLSSSSKKISAAIHLPKLPRVPLSVPKIPTRTVVEELNIRAGFTKTVPIDVESYNSASIANTQLYALLEAVADRVEMHNNIGKQRDNWNTLLLNSINMITLTAATLTGVGAIGGTGMPLLALKLSSALLYSAATGLLLIMNKIQPSQLAEEQRNATRLFKQLQSQI; encoded by the coding sequence ATGGCTTCCCTACAAGCTTCACCTCTcacactctcttcttcttcaaagaaAATCAGTGCTGCCATTCATCTCCCAAAACTTCCAAGAGTCCCTTTGTCAGTTCCAAAAATTCCAACAAGAACTGTGGTTGAGGAATTGAACATAAGGGCTGGGTTTACAAAAACAGTCCCAATTGATGTTGAATCATACAACTCCGCTAGTATTGCAAATACCCAACTCTATGCTCTTTTAGAAGCTGTAGCTGATAGGGTAGAGATGCACAATAACATTGGCAAGCAACGTGACaattggaacacccttcttttGAATTCTATCAACATGATAACTCTTACTGCTGCAACCTTAACTGGTGTCGGAGCAATTGGAGGCACTGGAATGCCTCTATTGGCTTTGAAATTATCGTCCGCGCTATTGTACTCTGCAGCCACAGGATTGTTGCTTATAATGAACAAAATTCAGCCCTCACAACTTGCCGAGGAACAACGTAATGCTACAAGATTGTTCAAGCAACTCCAAAGCCAAATCTAA
- the LOC115987646 gene encoding probable F-box protein At4g22030, whose product MEKVLALDKAFPLPLLGAMLEKFPSKFEPAVWWPSTQSQNKTRVEEGKFHKMEKNGWSEELEVEMRDIMEVVKRKDIKDYVRLGNLVLKINKILAISGPLLTGIAAVGSTFVGNGSWAAIIAVAAGVLGSVVNTFEHGGQVGMVFEMYRNSAGFFSLLEESIEGTLEEKDLEKRENGELFEMKVALKFGRSLSQLKELARKSAYSRREGTSIDEFASKLF is encoded by the coding sequence ATGGAAAAGGTCTTGGCTCTTGATAAAGCCTTCCCACTTCCCTTGCTCGGAGCAATGCTAGAAAAGTTTCCTTCAAAGTTTGAACCTGCTGTTTGGTGGCCTTCTACACAATCCCAGAACAAAACCAGAGTAGAAGAAGGTAAATTTCAtaagatggaaaagaatggtTGGAGTGAGGAGTTGGAAGTTGAAATGAGAGATATAATGGAAGTGGTGAAGAGAAAAGACATTAAAGACTATGTAAGGCTAGGCAACTTGGTGTTGAAGATCAACAAGATTTTGGCTATCTCAGGCCCATTACTCACTGGCATTGCCGCCGTAGGTTccacttttgtgggtaatggaTCATGGGCAGCGATAATAGCAGTGGCTGCTGGGGTATTAGGAAGTGTTGTTAATACTTTTGAGCATGGTGGGCAAGTTGGAATGGTGTTTGAGATGTATAGAAACTCCGCTGGCTTCTTTAGCCTATTGGAAGAATCAATTGAAGgcactcttgaagaaaaagatttggaaaaaagagagaatgggGAGTTGTTTGAGATGAAGGTGGCTTTGAAGTTTGGAAGAAGCTTGTCACAGCTAAAAGAACTTGCACGAAAATCTGCTTATTCTCGAAGAGAAGGAACTTCAATTGATGAATTTGCAAGCAAACTTTTCTAA